One genomic segment of Agromyces intestinalis includes these proteins:
- a CDS encoding DedA family protein, whose amino-acid sequence MNDVLDWILQTVQGVDPLLRTLLAGVGVMLETSILIGLIVPGDTIVLVASTAIENPVQYVALVVAVIAGALAGESIGFAIGRWFGLHLVRSRLGRRIGEAQWTRAQRYVDRRGGPAVFLSRFLPVLHSLVPLVVGMSAMRYRRFIAWTLPACVIWAFAYATVGWLAADSYRELSRELHWAGYIFVAVIALFLVVVWLAKRVIVRLEARHFEADATGADAGATDATAASTAEGPDAVASDPSDTPETEAPEAGTSERNPGARS is encoded by the coding sequence GTGAACGACGTCCTCGATTGGATCCTGCAGACCGTGCAGGGAGTCGACCCCCTGCTTCGAACCCTGCTGGCCGGCGTCGGAGTCATGCTCGAGACCTCGATCCTCATCGGGCTCATCGTGCCCGGCGACACGATCGTGCTCGTGGCCTCCACGGCGATCGAGAATCCCGTGCAGTACGTCGCGCTCGTCGTGGCGGTCATCGCGGGCGCCCTCGCGGGCGAGTCGATCGGCTTCGCGATCGGACGGTGGTTCGGGCTGCACCTGGTGCGTTCCCGGCTCGGTCGGCGCATCGGCGAGGCGCAGTGGACGCGGGCGCAACGGTACGTCGACCGGCGCGGCGGCCCGGCCGTCTTCCTCTCGCGATTCCTTCCCGTGCTGCACTCGCTCGTGCCGCTCGTGGTCGGCATGAGCGCGATGCGCTACCGCCGGTTCATCGCCTGGACGCTGCCGGCCTGCGTCATCTGGGCGTTCGCCTACGCGACGGTCGGATGGCTCGCCGCCGACAGCTACCGCGAGCTCAGCCGCGAGCTGCACTGGGCGGGGTACATCTTCGTCGCGGTCATCGCGCTCTTCCTCGTCGTCGTCTGGCTGGCCAAGCGCGTCATCGTGCGCCTCGAGGCGCGGCATTTCGAGGCGGATGCCACGGGGGCGGACGCGGGCGCTACGGATGCCACCGCGGCATCGACGGCCGAGGGGCCGGACGCCGTGGCATCCGACCCCTCTGACACTCCCGAGACTGAAGCTCCCGAAGCGGGGACTTCCGAGCGGAACCCGGGCGCCCGCTCCTAG
- a CDS encoding cytochrome ubiquinol oxidase subunit I yields the protein MNDLLDPLLLARWQFGLTTVYHFLFVPITIGLATTTAIFQTAWFRTGKVEYLKITRFLGNIFLINFAMGVVTGIVQEFQFGMNWSEYSRFVGDVFGAPLALEGLLAFFFEATFIGLWIFGWDKLPRGIHLATIWCTAIGSIISAYFIIAANAFMQNPVGYELNEVNERAELVDIGAVLTNPVAVAAFPHTIAASFMVSSGLIISAAAWHLARNQHLDTMRPALKFGLWGMVVSGALTTLFGDQLSLAMVATQPMKMAAAEATFDTVCGADASFSIFTLGTPDGSSELFSIRIPYLLSLLSTHSLDGCVEGINDLQAQYTEAFGPGDYAPILWVTYWAFRWMIGLGLAHVLVAVVGLWLTRKGRMPTQQWVWKIAVWSFPLSLAAMTVGWIFTEMGRQPWIVFSLLWTESAVSPNVTGLDVLISLVAFTLVYGALAVVEFGLIIKAVRTGPPDVGEPDPETGRVEPATTVY from the coding sequence GTGAACGACCTGCTCGACCCACTGCTCCTCGCGAGATGGCAGTTCGGGCTCACCACCGTCTACCACTTCCTGTTCGTGCCGATCACGATCGGCCTCGCGACCACGACCGCGATCTTCCAGACGGCGTGGTTCCGCACCGGCAAGGTCGAGTACCTGAAGATCACCCGGTTCCTCGGCAACATCTTCCTCATCAATTTCGCGATGGGCGTGGTCACCGGCATCGTGCAGGAGTTCCAGTTCGGCATGAACTGGTCGGAGTACTCGCGGTTCGTCGGCGACGTGTTCGGCGCGCCGCTCGCGCTCGAGGGCCTGCTCGCGTTCTTCTTCGAGGCGACCTTCATCGGGCTGTGGATCTTCGGATGGGACAAGCTGCCCCGCGGCATCCATCTCGCGACCATCTGGTGCACCGCGATCGGCAGCATCATCTCGGCGTACTTCATCATCGCCGCCAACGCGTTCATGCAGAACCCCGTCGGCTACGAGCTCAACGAGGTGAACGAGCGCGCCGAACTCGTCGACATCGGGGCGGTGCTGACCAACCCCGTCGCCGTCGCGGCGTTCCCGCACACCATCGCGGCGTCCTTCATGGTGTCGTCGGGTCTCATCATCAGCGCGGCTGCGTGGCACCTCGCCCGCAACCAGCACCTCGACACCATGCGTCCGGCCCTGAAGTTCGGCCTCTGGGGCATGGTCGTCTCGGGCGCGCTGACCACGCTTTTCGGCGATCAGCTCAGCCTCGCGATGGTGGCCACCCAGCCGATGAAGATGGCCGCGGCCGAGGCGACGTTCGACACGGTCTGCGGGGCGGATGCCTCGTTCTCGATCTTCACGCTCGGCACCCCCGACGGGTCATCCGAACTGTTCTCGATCCGCATCCCCTACCTGCTCTCGCTGCTGTCGACGCACAGCCTCGACGGCTGCGTCGAGGGCATCAACGACCTGCAGGCCCAGTACACCGAGGCCTTCGGTCCCGGCGACTACGCGCCCATTCTCTGGGTCACCTACTGGGCGTTCCGGTGGATGATCGGCCTGGGCCTCGCGCACGTGCTCGTCGCCGTCGTCGGCCTCTGGCTCACCCGCAAGGGCCGCATGCCGACGCAGCAGTGGGTGTGGAAGATCGCGGTCTGGAGCTTCCCGCTGTCGCTCGCGGCGATGACCGTCGGCTGGATCTTCACCGAAATGGGCCGCCAGCCATGGATCGTCTTCAGCCTGCTGTGGACCGAGTCGGCGGTCTCGCCGAACGTCACCGGCCTCGACGTGCTCATCTCGCTCGTCGCCTTCACGCTCGTCTACGGCGCGCTCGCGGTCGTGGAGTTCGGGCTCATCATCAAGGCCGTGCGCACGGGCCCGCCCGACGTGGGCGAGCCCGATCCCGAGACCGGCCGGGTCGAACCCGCCACCACGGTGTACTAG
- the cydB gene encoding cytochrome d ubiquinol oxidase subunit II, translating into MDLAVLWFWIVAFLFVGYFVLDGFDFGVGMSLPFLGKDDTDRRVLINTIGPVWDLNETWVIVAGASLFAAFPEWYATLFSGFYLALLLILLALIARGVSFEYRQKGAHPEWKRWFDGMIVVGSAVPALLWGVAFANIVQGVPLDADHNYTGTLIDLLNPYALTGGLTTLLLFFTHGAVFVSLKTVGELRERAQRLAARSGVVTIVVAATFLVWTGLAFGTLWFWVFAAVAALALIAGWLANARKAEGVAFTFLALTVATAVLALFSALFPDVMPASNDPANSLTISNASSSEYTLTVMSWVALIALPLVLAYQAWTYWVFRKRVTREAIETAPAH; encoded by the coding sequence ATGGATCTCGCAGTGCTCTGGTTCTGGATCGTCGCGTTCCTGTTCGTCGGGTACTTCGTGCTCGACGGGTTCGACTTCGGCGTCGGAATGTCGCTGCCCTTCCTCGGCAAGGACGACACCGACCGCCGCGTGCTCATCAACACCATCGGCCCCGTCTGGGACCTCAACGAGACGTGGGTCATCGTCGCCGGGGCATCCCTGTTCGCCGCCTTCCCCGAGTGGTATGCGACGCTCTTCAGCGGGTTCTACCTGGCGCTGCTGCTCATCCTGCTCGCGCTCATCGCCCGCGGCGTGTCGTTCGAGTACCGCCAGAAGGGAGCGCACCCCGAGTGGAAGCGCTGGTTCGACGGCATGATCGTCGTCGGCAGCGCCGTGCCCGCGCTGCTCTGGGGCGTCGCGTTCGCGAACATCGTGCAGGGCGTGCCGCTCGACGCCGACCACAACTACACCGGCACGCTCATCGACCTGCTGAACCCGTACGCGCTCACCGGCGGCCTCACGACCCTGCTGCTGTTCTTCACGCACGGCGCGGTGTTCGTGTCGTTGAAGACGGTCGGCGAGCTGCGTGAGCGCGCCCAGCGGCTGGCCGCGCGGTCGGGCGTCGTCACGATCGTCGTCGCGGCGACGTTCCTGGTCTGGACCGGGCTCGCATTCGGCACCCTCTGGTTCTGGGTCTTCGCGGCTGTCGCAGCGCTCGCGCTCATCGCCGGCTGGCTCGCGAACGCGCGCAAGGCCGAGGGCGTCGCGTTCACGTTCCTCGCACTCACCGTCGCCACCGCGGTGCTGGCGCTGTTCTCGGCGCTGTTCCCCGACGTGATGCCCGCGTCGAACGATCCGGCCAACAGCCTCACGATCTCCAACGCCTCGAGCAGCGAATACACGCTGACCGTGATGAGCTGGGTGGCCCTCATCGCGCTGCCACTCGTGCTGGCCTACCAGGCGTGGACGTACTGGGTGTTCCGCAAGCGCGTCACTCGCGAAGCGATCGAGACGGCGCCGGCGCACTGA
- the cydC gene encoding thiol reductant ABC exporter subunit CydC, which produces MSEPTTRAVLRQAVPPVRRLLPAILLGVLSAASSVALLACSAWLIVRAAEQPPILYLSVAVVGVRAFALGRASFRYLERIAGHDASFRQLAAIRSGVYERLLPFAPDGLAATRRGDLLARFVGDVDDLQMVALRVVQPLVSAGVVLVLAIAGVWLIAPASGAALAGCLVVGVAAALALQRVAARRAERELAPLRGRLQAAIVDHLQAIDVLVAFDAADSSARRIDEFGERLARTARRRSLAAGGAAAVMAAIAGIAAAASAAAGAPVLADGRITGPAFAVLALVPLAIAEVAAAVPVAVAAARQAGASARRVAEAVPAVVPPELSAMIAASEAPAGATPDEMDPAAPGTGGVRPPTIRLRGVGAAWPAVNGIAAGAALSHVDLDLAPGERVLLRGASGAGKTTLAHVLVRFLAGTGSYRIDGVEAAELDPARVRRRIGLVEQRPWIFDEDLRQNLLFARDTASDDELLAVLGQVGLADWARERGGLDAPVGERGALVSGGQAQRIALARALLAEFPVLVLDEPTANVDAAQAAAVLDELMRAAARDGRSVLLISHVDVDPSIIDRVVEIDAGRTAPAAPGSRAARPVR; this is translated from the coding sequence ATGTCTGAGCCGACCACCCGCGCCGTGCTGCGGCAGGCCGTACCGCCGGTGCGTCGACTGCTGCCCGCGATCCTGCTCGGCGTCCTGTCGGCGGCGTCGAGCGTCGCCCTGCTCGCCTGCTCGGCCTGGCTCATCGTGCGCGCTGCCGAGCAGCCGCCGATCCTCTACCTTTCGGTCGCAGTCGTCGGGGTGCGGGCGTTCGCGCTGGGGCGCGCGAGTTTTCGCTATCTCGAGCGCATCGCCGGGCACGACGCATCCTTCCGCCAGCTCGCGGCGATTCGGTCGGGCGTCTACGAGCGGTTGCTGCCGTTCGCGCCCGACGGACTCGCGGCGACCCGCCGCGGCGACCTGCTCGCCCGGTTCGTCGGCGACGTCGACGACCTGCAGATGGTCGCGCTGCGCGTCGTGCAGCCGCTCGTGAGCGCCGGCGTGGTGCTCGTGCTCGCGATCGCAGGCGTGTGGCTCATCGCGCCGGCGTCGGGTGCGGCACTGGCCGGATGCCTCGTGGTCGGCGTCGCCGCGGCCCTGGCCCTGCAGCGCGTGGCGGCGCGCCGGGCCGAGCGCGAGCTCGCACCGCTGCGCGGGCGACTGCAGGCGGCGATCGTCGACCACCTCCAGGCGATCGACGTGCTCGTCGCGTTCGACGCGGCCGACTCGAGTGCGCGCCGGATCGACGAGTTCGGCGAGCGGCTCGCCCGCACCGCGCGACGCAGGTCGCTGGCGGCCGGGGGAGCGGCCGCCGTGATGGCCGCCATCGCCGGCATCGCGGCCGCGGCCAGCGCGGCGGCCGGCGCCCCGGTGCTCGCGGACGGCCGCATCACCGGTCCGGCGTTCGCCGTGCTCGCGCTCGTGCCGCTCGCGATCGCGGAGGTGGCCGCAGCCGTGCCGGTCGCCGTGGCCGCTGCACGTCAGGCCGGGGCGAGCGCGCGGCGCGTGGCCGAGGCGGTGCCGGCGGTGGTGCCGCCCGAACTGTCGGCGATGATCGCGGCGTCGGAGGCGCCGGCCGGCGCGACGCCCGACGAGATGGACCCGGCGGCGCCCGGCACAGGCGGGGTGCGGCCGCCGACCATTCGGCTGCGTGGCGTCGGCGCCGCGTGGCCCGCGGTGAACGGCATCGCGGCGGGCGCCGCGCTTTCGCACGTCGACCTCGATCTCGCGCCGGGGGAGCGCGTGCTGCTGCGCGGCGCGTCGGGAGCGGGCAAGACCACGCTGGCGCACGTGCTCGTGCGGTTCCTCGCGGGCACGGGCTCGTATCGCATCGACGGCGTCGAGGCGGCCGAGCTCGATCCGGCCCGGGTGCGCAGACGTATCGGTCTCGTCGAGCAGCGCCCGTGGATCTTCGACGAGGACCTGAGACAGAACCTCCTGTTCGCACGTGACACGGCCTCCGACGACGAACTCCTCGCCGTGCTCGGACAGGTCGGTCTCGCCGACTGGGCGCGCGAGCGCGGCGGGCTCGACGCACCCGTGGGCGAACGCGGTGCCCTCGTATCGGGCGGTCAGGCGCAGCGCATCGCGCTCGCTCGGGCACTGCTCGCGGAGTTCCCCGTGCTCGTGCTCGACGAGCCGACCGCGAACGTCGACGCCGCGCAGGCCGCGGCGGTGCTCGACGAGCTGATGCGGGCGGCGGCGCGCGACGGCCGATCGGTGCTGCTCATCAGTCACGTCGACGTCGATCCGTCGATCATCGATCGGGTGGTCGAGATCGACGCCGGTCGCACTGCGCCGGCCGCGCCGGGCTCGCGTGCCGCTCGCCCCGTACGCTGA
- the cydD gene encoding thiol reductant ABC exporter subunit CydD has translation MKPLDPRLVRRTRGTRWFLVGGAGLAVVQAAATVAFAWALASTVAVLVAGDASGEASGWLLMLAGAACVRALAAWGWEATSSSAALRVKGELRSELLAAVGRRPGGIRNASTARLTTLLGPGLDALDDYFGAYLPQLVLTAVATPVFLVAAWLADPLSGLILTIVLPLIPVFMALIGMATQQVQRRQWEGLASLSRAFLEVLGGLSTLVLYGRAARQAQRIRAVTDDYRRRTMRVLGVTFLSGFTLELAASLSVALVAVTVGLRLVSGEVTLLPGLFVLVLAPEVFLPLRNVGAAFHSSAAGVEASQDAFEVLETAADPAAPEAAGGRRAGWGAARDRLDRAAAGTTDATPSSRRILPVDLGLTVADLVVRRGDRTVVDGLTLNVRPGEFVAVTGPSGVGKSSLIAALLGAVVFEGRIGLDGATRPDDVRARLAWAGQSPTLLAGTIADNVRLGDEAADEWVLERSLRLAGVELDASVELGPGGSGVSGGQAQRIATARAVHRLLVRDTALLVLDEPTSALDVEREAHLAASLRELTAKGHAVLVATHRPALAAAADRVVELEAAHV, from the coding sequence GTGAAACCGCTCGACCCCCGGCTCGTGCGCCGCACCCGCGGCACGCGGTGGTTCCTCGTCGGCGGCGCGGGGCTGGCCGTGGTGCAGGCCGCGGCCACGGTCGCGTTCGCCTGGGCGCTCGCGAGCACGGTCGCGGTGCTGGTCGCGGGCGACGCGTCGGGCGAGGCGTCCGGTTGGCTCCTGATGCTCGCCGGGGCCGCGTGCGTTCGCGCGCTGGCCGCCTGGGGCTGGGAGGCGACCTCGTCGTCGGCCGCGCTGCGGGTGAAGGGCGAGCTGCGTTCGGAGCTTCTCGCCGCGGTCGGGCGCCGGCCCGGCGGCATCCGGAACGCCTCGACCGCCCGGCTCACGACCCTGCTCGGCCCCGGGCTCGACGCACTCGACGACTACTTCGGCGCGTACCTGCCGCAGCTCGTGCTCACCGCGGTCGCGACGCCGGTGTTCCTGGTCGCGGCGTGGCTGGCCGACCCGCTGTCGGGCCTCATCCTCACCATCGTGCTGCCGCTCATCCCCGTGTTCATGGCGCTCATCGGCATGGCCACCCAGCAGGTGCAACGCCGCCAATGGGAGGGCCTCGCCTCGCTCTCGCGAGCGTTCCTCGAGGTGCTGGGCGGGCTCTCGACGCTCGTGCTGTACGGGCGTGCGGCGCGCCAGGCGCAGCGGATCCGCGCGGTGACCGACGACTATCGGCGACGCACGATGCGGGTGCTCGGCGTGACGTTCCTCTCGGGGTTCACGCTCGAGCTCGCGGCGAGCCTCTCGGTCGCGCTGGTCGCGGTGACCGTCGGCCTGCGGCTGGTGTCGGGCGAGGTGACGCTGCTGCCCGGCCTGTTCGTGCTCGTGCTCGCGCCCGAGGTGTTCCTGCCGCTGCGCAACGTCGGGGCCGCGTTCCACTCGTCGGCCGCGGGGGTCGAGGCCTCGCAGGACGCATTCGAGGTGCTCGAGACGGCGGCCGATCCGGCCGCGCCGGAAGCCGCAGGCGGGCGCCGCGCCGGTTGGGGCGCCGCGCGCGATCGGCTCGACCGCGCTGCGGCAGGCACGACGGATGCCACGCCGTCGAGCCGGCGCATCCTGCCGGTCGATCTCGGGCTGACCGTCGCCGACCTCGTGGTGCGGCGCGGCGATCGGACCGTGGTCGACGGGCTCACGCTGAACGTGCGGCCGGGCGAGTTCGTGGCCGTGACGGGTCCGTCGGGCGTCGGCAAGTCGTCGCTCATCGCGGCCCTGCTCGGCGCGGTGGTGTTCGAGGGCCGCATCGGCCTCGACGGTGCGACCCGCCCCGACGATGTGCGCGCCCGACTCGCGTGGGCCGGGCAGTCGCCGACGCTGCTCGCGGGCACCATCGCCGACAACGTGCGGCTCGGCGACGAAGCGGCCGACGAATGGGTGCTCGAGCGGTCGCTGCGACTCGCGGGCGTCGAACTCGACGCCTCGGTCGAGCTCGGGCCCGGCGGCAGCGGGGTGTCGGGCGGGCAGGCGCAGCGCATCGCGACCGCCCGAGCGGTGCACCGTCTGCTCGTCAGGGACACGGCGCTGCTCGTGCTCGACGAACCGACCTCGGCCCTCGACGTCGAGCGGGAAGCGCACCTCGCGGCCTCGCTGCGCGAACTGACCGCCAAGGGGCACGCGGTGCTCGTCGCCACGCACCGGCCGGCACTCGCTGCTGCGGCCGATCGCGTCGTCGAACTGGAGGCGGCGCATGTCTGA
- the pabB gene encoding aminodeoxychorismate synthase component I gives MPQQVRIRRLDAWVDPEIAFRLLGARASRAVWLDAGPDATSGRSAIAVGHDESAFVVADATDGDDLIDTLRSRLDERAAQRDDEGSSVLGWLGWFGYEWGAARLGVPVAATAVPDAAFLFADRAIVFDHARREVELEWLDGADADAWADDVAERLDGAAPAPEASEASEPGETSEASAQVEPNAPVSPSAIRWRHAPDAYAARIEACRTAITRGDAYQLCLTNRIDLDAPADALSVYLRLRRLSPAHHGGFVRFDDVALLSASPEQFLLVDRSGLVTTRPMKGTRPRGYDEASDLALRAELLASDKERAENLMIVDLMRNDLGRIAELGTVSVPELHVVEEYPQVHQLVSTVTARLRPGATALDAVVAAFPAGSMTGAPKHSAMTILHSLEEGPRGIYSGAFGSLSVDGSADLAMVIRSIVATPDGASIGTGGGITALSVADDEVEETRIKARALLQALLGRRSAAIE, from the coding sequence ATGCCGCAGCAGGTCCGCATCCGTCGTCTCGACGCGTGGGTCGACCCCGAGATCGCGTTCCGGCTCCTCGGGGCGCGCGCGAGCCGAGCGGTGTGGCTCGACGCCGGACCGGATGCCACGTCGGGTCGGAGTGCGATCGCAGTCGGGCACGACGAGTCGGCGTTCGTCGTCGCGGACGCGACCGACGGGGACGACCTCATCGACACGCTGCGCTCGCGCCTCGACGAGCGTGCCGCACAGCGCGACGACGAGGGGTCGAGCGTGCTCGGCTGGCTCGGCTGGTTCGGGTACGAGTGGGGTGCGGCCAGGCTCGGTGTGCCGGTTGCGGCGACCGCGGTTCCCGATGCGGCGTTCCTCTTCGCCGACCGGGCGATCGTGTTCGACCACGCGCGTCGCGAGGTCGAGCTCGAGTGGCTCGACGGAGCCGACGCCGACGCGTGGGCCGACGACGTCGCCGAACGTCTCGACGGGGCGGCGCCCGCGCCGGAGGCATCCGAGGCATCCGAACCGGGTGAGACATCCGAGGCTTCCGCGCAGGTCGAGCCGAACGCGCCCGTGAGCCCATCCGCGATCCGCTGGCGCCACGCGCCCGACGCGTACGCTGCGCGCATCGAGGCGTGCCGCACCGCGATCACGCGGGGCGACGCCTACCAGCTCTGCCTCACCAACCGCATCGACTTGGATGCTCCGGCCGATGCGCTCTCGGTGTACCTGCGGTTGCGCCGCCTGAGCCCCGCGCACCACGGCGGATTCGTGCGCTTCGACGACGTCGCGCTGCTGTCGGCCTCGCCCGAGCAGTTCCTGCTCGTCGACCGATCCGGGCTCGTCACGACCCGGCCGATGAAGGGCACCCGCCCGCGCGGGTACGACGAGGCATCCGATCTGGCGCTGCGCGCCGAACTGCTCGCAAGCGACAAGGAGCGGGCCGAGAACCTGATGATCGTCGACCTCATGCGCAACGACCTCGGCCGTATCGCCGAGCTCGGCACCGTGTCGGTGCCCGAGCTGCACGTCGTCGAGGAGTACCCCCAGGTGCATCAGCTGGTGTCGACCGTGACGGCGCGGCTGCGACCCGGGGCGACGGCGCTCGATGCGGTCGTCGCCGCATTCCCGGCCGGCTCGATGACCGGGGCGCCTAAGCACAGCGCGATGACGATCCTGCACTCGCTCGAGGAGGGGCCGCGCGGGATCTACTCGGGCGCGTTCGGGAGCCTGTCGGTCGACGGATCCGCAGATCTCGCGATGGTGATCCGCTCGATCGTCGCGACCCCCGACGGCGCGAGCATCGGCACGGGCGGCGGCATCACCGCGCTGTCGGTCGCCGACGATGAGGTCGAGGAGACGCGCATCAAGGCCCGCGCACTGCTCCAAGCCCTGCTCGGGCGACGATCAGCGGCGATCGAATAG
- a CDS encoding ABC transporter substrate-binding protein, with protein sequence MFTAGRGRHVALAAVAVGAVVALAGCATSDPLDEGSGTETEASSETIVIGSQAYYSNEIIAEIYAQALEANGFTVDRQFQIGQREVYLPEIEAGEIDLFPEYTGNLLQFYEPDTEARTSDDVFAALQDALPDGLRVLDQSPATDQDSYNVTQAFSDANGVTSLEDLAGVSTPLTLGGNAELETRPYGPAGLKEVYGVEVGFTAIEDSGGALTVKALVDDQVQLVNIYSADPNIKTNDLVTLDDPKGLFLASNVVPLVSDKITDEIADIINEVSAALTAADLVALNDQSVNQQRNADDIAAEWLASKGLV encoded by the coding sequence ATGTTCACAGCTGGAAGAGGCCGGCACGTCGCCCTGGCGGCGGTCGCGGTCGGGGCGGTAGTAGCCCTGGCAGGGTGTGCCACGAGCGATCCGCTCGACGAAGGATCCGGCACCGAGACCGAGGCATCGTCCGAGACGATCGTCATCGGCTCGCAGGCCTACTACTCGAACGAGATCATCGCCGAGATCTATGCGCAGGCGCTCGAGGCGAACGGCTTCACCGTCGACCGGCAGTTCCAGATCGGTCAGCGCGAGGTCTACCTGCCCGAGATCGAGGCCGGCGAGATCGACCTGTTCCCCGAGTACACGGGCAACCTGCTGCAGTTCTACGAGCCCGACACCGAGGCGCGCACGAGCGACGACGTGTTCGCGGCGCTGCAGGACGCACTGCCCGACGGGCTGCGCGTGCTCGACCAGTCGCCCGCGACCGACCAGGACTCGTACAACGTCACCCAGGCGTTCAGCGACGCGAACGGCGTGACGAGCCTCGAAGACCTCGCGGGCGTCTCGACGCCGCTGACGCTCGGTGGCAACGCCGAGCTCGAAACCCGACCCTACGGCCCGGCCGGGCTCAAGGAGGTCTACGGCGTCGAGGTCGGATTCACCGCGATCGAGGACTCGGGCGGTGCGCTCACGGTCAAGGCGCTGGTCGACGACCAGGTGCAGCTCGTGAACATCTACAGCGCCGACCCGAACATCAAGACCAACGACCTGGTCACCCTCGACGACCCGAAGGGCCTGTTCCTCGCGTCGAACGTCGTGCCGCTCGTGAGCGACAAGATCACCGACGAGATCGCCGACATCATCAACGAGGTGAGCGCGGCGCTCACCGCCGCCGACCTGGTGGCGTTGAACGACCAGAGCGTGAACCAGCAGCGCAACGCCGACGACATCGCGGCCGAGTGGCTCGCATCGAAGGGGCTCGTCTAG
- a CDS encoding BlaI/MecI/CopY family transcriptional regulator has translation MANLGELERAVMEQLWASGTALTANDIRDRITVLDTGDGRAPATTTVLTVLSRLERKGFVTRSRDARPHRYQALLSREDHTAELMHEVLDRASDRDAALARFLTTSSRQEAATLRRLLDEMVRG, from the coding sequence ATGGCGAATCTCGGCGAACTCGAGCGAGCGGTCATGGAACAGCTCTGGGCCTCCGGCACCGCCCTCACGGCGAACGACATCCGCGACCGCATCACGGTGCTCGACACGGGCGACGGCCGCGCGCCCGCGACCACGACCGTGCTCACCGTGCTCTCACGCCTCGAGCGCAAGGGCTTCGTCACTCGTTCGCGCGACGCCCGCCCGCACCGCTACCAGGCGCTGCTCAGCCGCGAAGACCACACCGCCGAACTCATGCACGAGGTGCTCGATCGCGCGAGCGACCGCGACGCCGCGCTCGCGCGGTTCCTCACCACCTCCTCCCGCCAGGAGGCGGCGACACTGCGCCGGCTGCTCGACGAGATGGTGCGCGGCTGA
- a CDS encoding M56 family metallopeptidase, translating to MIAWALALGVLAVALAWPVPVTLSAAHWPAARPAVALALWQLIALAGGLSMIGSLLLLGSAPAGSIVGAAEALLPHFFDGDLPPGFGVAHLAALTLAVGLAVHLSLNLGLTVARAERERRRQHHLIAVLSDPLPDSPQTRVLPHPVPLAYCVPGVRTATVLTDGLVSALDDRELAAVVAHERSHLDQLHHLVLVAFRAWHSALPWFPIANRAERSVTLLTEMLADDGAIREVGADPLRRALARLGTAGEPGAYADSGGVAPDAMMLEARLARLVPADPQADPRDIRPHAA from the coding sequence GTGATCGCCTGGGCGCTGGCACTCGGCGTGCTCGCGGTCGCGCTCGCGTGGCCCGTGCCCGTCACGCTGTCGGCCGCGCACTGGCCCGCCGCGCGCCCGGCCGTCGCGCTCGCCCTCTGGCAGCTCATCGCCCTCGCCGGCGGACTCTCGATGATCGGCAGCCTGCTGCTGCTCGGATCGGCGCCGGCCGGGTCGATCGTCGGCGCCGCCGAAGCCCTGCTGCCCCACTTCTTCGACGGCGACCTGCCGCCGGGCTTCGGGGTGGCGCATCTGGCGGCGCTCACCCTCGCGGTGGGCCTCGCCGTGCACCTCTCGCTCAACCTCGGGCTCACCGTCGCCCGCGCCGAACGCGAACGTCGGCGCCAGCACCACCTCATCGCCGTGCTCAGCGACCCGCTGCCCGATTCGCCGCAGACCCGGGTGCTTCCCCATCCGGTTCCGCTCGCCTACTGCGTGCCCGGTGTCCGCACGGCGACCGTGCTCACCGATGGGCTCGTATCCGCCCTCGACGACCGCGAGCTCGCCGCGGTCGTCGCCCACGAGCGCTCGCACCTCGACCAGCTCCACCACCTCGTCCTGGTCGCCTTCCGCGCCTGGCACAGTGCGCTGCCCTGGTTCCCGATCGCGAACCGAGCTGAGCGCAGCGTGACGCTGCTCACCGAGATGCTCGCCGACGACGGTGCGATCCGCGAGGTCGGCGCAGACCCGCTGCGTCGGGCGCTCGCCCGGCTCGGCACCGCCGGCGAGCCCGGCGCCTATGCCGACTCGGGCGGCGTCGCCCCCGACGCGATGATGCTCGAGGCACGCCTGGCCCGCCTCGTCCCGGCGGATCCTCAGGCAGACCCCCGGGACATCCGCCCGCACGCCGCCTAG